The Ralstonia sp. RRA genomic interval CACCCGGCTGACCGATGGCAAGCCAGGCTTCCTGCAACGACGCCAGCAGACCGTCAACTTCGGCAAGCATCGTCAGGTCGTTGGTGCCGTTGGCCACCACCAAACGGCGCATCATGTAATCGTACAGACCATTGAGCTGCGCGGCGATCTCGCCCCCACGCTTGTGGTCGAGACTGGCCTGCAGGCCCTGGCCAATGATCGAGATAGCCTTGTCAAAGGCACGCAGCTTGGTGGGCAGGTCGCCGCGCTCGATGGAGGCGGCGGCCAGCTTGACAGCGGCGCGTGCACCATCGAACAGCATGGCGATCAGCCGGTGCGGGTTAGCGTCAACCACAGACGTCTCGATACCGACTTGCGCATAGGCACCGATGGCGCGGCGTGCTGCGTACATGAAAAAGGTCCTCGCTGTGATCTTGTTATGGGTGGTGCTCAGGGTCGTGTTTCAACCCTGACTTAGTTGCTCTTGGTCTGGTTGGCGATGGCCGCGAGCTGCGTGGTCAGGTAGGTACTGGTATTCGTCATGCTGGCCACCGCTGCAGACAACGCATTGAACTGCGTGTAGTACAGGGCCTGCTTGTTGCTCAACTGCAGTTGCATGTTGGTGATCTGGCTGGCGATCGAGGTGAGCGAACTGTTGATCGCGTCCGTCTCGTTCTGCACCATGCCGTTGCTCGACAGCAGGTTGGTCATGACTGTGTTGAGCTGTGCGGCGTAGCCACGCTGCACTGTCACCGTGCCGCGGTTGCCCAGCGCACCGCCGGTCACCTGCACGGTCAGGCCATCGACGGCCGTGCCGGTGGCGCCATACAGGTTCTGACCCGAACTTGTAGCCGCCACGCCGTTGATGGTGCCCTGCACATCTTGGCCGTTCGTTGCAGTGGGGCTACCGAACAGAGACGAAGCGCCATTGCCCGACACCGACACCGCCGAGATCGAACCAAACTGGTTGTCGGTAACCGACAGCACGCCGCTGGCGTTGGCCGAAACCGACGCGGTGACCTTGGCGGACTGCAGGCTCGACGACGCGTTGATCTGGCTCTGGATCTGCGCAGCCAGGCCAGCAGCGCTGTAGCTGCCAGCCGGCACCGTCACGTTGACGGCGATGCCGCTGATATTGAAGGCCAGCGTGTCGTTCGTGCCGGCCGTGATGGTCGTGTTGGCTGCCGCCGAGCCCGTGAGCGAGCCCTGCGTGGCCAGTTGCGTCACGTTGACGGCGTAGCTGCCTGACTGCGTGGTATCCGAGAAGGTCGGCACGTTGACCAGCGCATCCGTAGCCGTACCAGTGCCGGCAAACAAGCCAGCCACCTGGCTGGGCGATGCGGCAATAGCCGCCGACAGCGTGGTGTTGTTGATCGACAGCGTGCCGTCGGAATTCATCGTCACGCCCACGCTGCCCAACGACTGGTAATTGCCACTACCGACCGCCTGGCCCAGCACGTCCGTAATCTGGTTGATGAGCGTTTTGGTGCTCACATCGCCAGCCAGCGGGCCATTGTTGGCCGCGTTGCTGGTGTCGATGTTGGTGAGCGAATTCAGTTGCGTGCGCAGCGCGTTGTAGCCGTTCACGAAGTTCGTGACGGCTGTGGTCGTGGCGGTCGGGTCATTCGCCACCGTCACGGTGGTGCTGCCGGTCTTGGCCAGCGTGAACGACGTGCCAGTCACCACGTTGGACAACGTGTTGGTCGGGCTCTGCACAGCAATGCCATTGATCGTGGCCTGGGCGTTCTGGCCCGTGGTCACCTCGGTCATGTTCTGCGTGCCGGCCGGATCTTGCGAGAGCAGCGAAGACAGCGTCGAATCGCCCGACACGGAGATCTTCATCTCCGAGTTGGAGCCGCCCGCCGTGGAGGTCAGCACCAGGCGGTACGGGTTGCCGCTGCCATCATTGACGATGCTGGCCGACACACCCAGGTTGGCCGAGTTGATCGCATCACGAATGCCGGCCAACGTATTGTTGGACGAATTGATCGTGATCGAACCGCCCGGCAGGCTGCCGTTCTGTGTGAACGTGGAGCCCGTGTACTTGCCGCTGGAGAAGCTGCCGCCCGACACCGTGCCGAACGAGAAGGAGATCGTGGTGGACGTGCCGCTACCGATGGACGTCGTGGTGGACGTCTGCCCTTGCGCTGCCAGCACCTGCGATTGCGCAAGCTGCGTCACATTGACGGCGTAGGAGCTGGCCGCGGCCGAGCCGGTGACCGACGCGCTCAACACCGATGTGTCGTAGCCGCTCGCCTTCATGGAGCTGTAGTTCGACAGGCTGCTCAGGTTCGACAGCGCAGTCTGGAAGGTCGACAGCGAACTCTTGAGCGTACCCACGGCCGAGAGCTGCGTCTGGTACGAGCTCTGCTGGGTCTGCAACTGTGTCAGTGGCCGGCTTTCCACGCTCATCAGGCTGGAGACCAGCGTGTTGACGTCGATGCTCGTCCCAATACCGGGGATCGAGATCGGCGGTACGTAGTTGCTGGTGGTGGAAGAGGTCGTTGTGGTCGCCATGATCGAATCTGGTGAGCGGCTGCTTGGCGGGAAGTCTTTCTTCTCAACGGCAGTGCCTGCCACTTCTTTAGGGCATGGCGCCCATACGCCACCCCTGATGAAGGGGGGTATCCGACCAAAGAAAAAGGCCGGCGCCCCGAAGAGCGCCGGCCTTTGTCCCAGCCGTCTGTCGCCAGACAGGCCGGGCCAGTATCAGCCTGCTATTAGCCCTTCAGCAGGTTCAGGATGCTGTTCGGTGCCGAGTTGGCTTGCGCCAGCATGGCCGTACCCGCTTGCTGCAGGATGTTCTGACGCGTCATGTTCGACGTTTCCGACGCATAGTCCGTATCGATCAAGGACGACTTGGCAGCCGACAGCGCAGTGTTGTTCGACGTCAGCGTGTTGATGGTCGAGGTCAGACCACTTTGCTGAGCACCCAGGCTGGCGCGAGCTGCCTTCAGGTTGGTCAGGTCGGTGGCGATGGCGGCTTGGGCTGCCGTGGCGTTGGCGGCGCTGGTCACGCTCGTACCAGCCAGCGTGCCGAAGGTCGACAGGTTGGCGTTGGAGACCGTGGTCACATCGGTCGCCGCATTCTGGCCGTACTGGAACGCCGTGGACGTGACCGAACCGTCGAACAGCTTGTTGCCGTTGTAGTTCGCGTTGGTCTCGATGTTCTTGTTGGCGGTGGCCAGCTTCTGGTATTCCTTGTCCAGGTTGGCCTGGTCGGTGGTCGACAGACCGCCGTTGTTGGCTTCCACAGCCAGCTGGTTCATACGCTGCAGGTTGCTTTCAACTTGGCTCAGGTACGAGTCGGCCGTTTGCAGATACGACATCGCCTGGTTGGAGTTCTGGATACCTTGCGTTTGCGAGTTCAGCGTGGTGGTCAGGCTGGAGGCCACAGCGTAAGCGGCGGCATCGTCCTGGGCGCTGTTCACGCGCAGGCCGGTCGACAGACGTTGCAGCGACGTGTGCAGAGCGTTCTGCGATTCCGACAGAGCTTGCTGCGTTTGCAGGGACGAGATGTTGGTATTAAGGCTGAGGGACATGACGGCTCCTAAGTTTCCCGATGGCGTTGTTGCCCGTTTGGTTGCTCGTTCCGGCTAGGCCGGGCAACGTGACCTGCAACTTGAAGGGGATCAGGTCTGCGTTGTACTCAGGTTATCGGTGGCCGCGGCAGAAAGTTTAGGGGCAACTTGACAAATTTGTGCGCGAGCGGCGGTTTGGCTCCGGCGGCACCTCCTACTTCCGCCCCCCACCAAAAGAGGCGCCGGGCCGCCTTCTTGGCAGATACGCGCTCGGCTATACTCGATCGACCAGTTCAGAGGCGCCCGCATCCCTGTATAGAGAGCGCCATCGCACAGATGGGGAGTTGCAAGCCCGCCGGACCAGCCCAAAACCTGCCGGCGGTTAGAAGAGCTCAAGTCGAGCCCGTTTGACCGCAACGCCCACCATGCTTAACGTTCTGATTGTCGAACCGCACGATATTGCCCGTGCCGGCTTGCGCCAAATCCTCAAGGATTCACGCCTGGCCCGGCAGATCGAGGCTGTACCCGACCTGCACAACACCAACCAAGACCTGCTTGCCGAACGCGAGTGGGACGTCATGCTGTTCTCGGTGGAATCTGCCACCGGTGACGAATTCCTGACCATCAAGGCCGTCCGCCAGCAGCATGCGCGCCTGGCCGTGCTGGCACTGGGTCGCCACCCCGAGGCGCTGCTGGCCGTGCGCGCACTCAAGGCCGGCGCATCCGGTTATCTGCCGATGGACGCCAGCCAGCCGCAGTTGCTCGCGGCCGTCAACGCCATCTCCAAGGGCAAGAAGTACCTGCCCTCCGACCTGGTGGAAGTGCTGGCCGACAACCTGAACGTCGACTGGGACAAGCCCCGCCACGACGTCCTGTCCGACCGGGAATTCCAGACTCTGCGCATGCTCGGCTCCGGCCGCACGCTAAGCGAGATTGCCGAGGCACTGCAGATCAGCGCCAAGACGGTCAGCGTGTATCGGGGGCGGGTACTCTCGAAGATGAAGCTGCGCAACAACGCCGAGGTGACCATGTACGTGGTCAGCAACGGCTTGCAGCTATAGGTTGCCCTGCAAAGCTACTGCGCGATCCGATCTTGGCTCTGCGATGCTCGCCGTACGCGTGTACGGCTGCGCTTCTCGAACCAACCGCGGACCGCTCGCTACGCTTTTCAGGGCATCCTAAAAAAGATCGAAAATCACAGGAGACGTGGCTCGCGCAACCCACAGCGGCGCACGTTCTCGCGCACCAACTCCTGCACGGCGGAAGGCTCCAGCGGCCGCGTGAGCAGGTAGCCTTGATACTCGTCGCAGCCGACTTCGCGCAGGAAATCGAGTTGCCCGGCGGTCTCCACGCCCTCCGCCACGGTCTTCATGCCCATCGCCTGCGCCATCATGATGATGGCCCGCGTGATGGCGGCACGCTCGGCCACGTGCGGTAAATCCTGCACGAATGAGCGGTCGATCTTGAGCGTGTCGATCGGGAAACGGTGCAGATACGACAGCGATGAATATCCGGTGCCGAAATCGTCCAGCGCCAGCGACACCCCCATCGCGCGCAGCTCGGTCAGCAGCGCATGCAGCGACGGATCATCGCGGATCAGGATGCCCTCGGTCATCTCCAGCTCGACTGCGTCACCGGGCAAGCCGCTGGTGGACAACGCCCCGCGCACCATGGTACTGAGCTGCCCCGAGCTGAAAGCCTGCCCTGACAAGTTGATCGACATGCGCAGTTGCGGCAGCCCGATGCGGCGCCAGCGTGCAAGTTGATCGCAAGCGGCGCGCAGGATCCAGCGGTCGATCTCGACGATCAGGCCGGTTTCTTCCGCATCCTGGATGAACTGGCCGGGCATCATGCGGCCGAAGTCTGCCGAGTTCCAGCGGATCAGCGCCTCGACGCTGACGATGCGGCCGCTCTTCACGTCCACGCGCGGCTGGTAGTCGGCGTAGAACTCGTTGCGGTCGCTGGCGCGGCGCAGGCCCGATTCAATGCGGAACCGGCGCGAAACACGGTCGTCCAGATCGCTGGTAAACGTCTGAAAATTATTGCGGCCGCGCTCCTTGGCCAGATACATGGCCGCGTCGGCCTTGCGCAGCAAGGTGTTGGGGTCGTCGCCGTCGTGGGGTGCCACGGCAATGCCGATCGACACGCCCAGGAACAACTCCTGCCCTTCAATGTAGAACGGCGCGCTGATGGCCGAGAGAATGCGCTCGGCCACGCGGCGCGTGCCCAGGCCGTCGAGCGATTCGAGCATGACGACGAATTCGTCGCCGCCCAGGCGCGCCACTGTGTCGGCCTCACGCGCACAGGCCTGCAGGCGGGCCGCCACTTCACGCAGCAGCATGTCGCCAAACTGGTGGCCCAGCGTGTCGTTGACGTTCTTGAAGCGATCCAGATCCAGGAACATGACCGAGACGCGCGTACGGTTGCGGCGCGCGATGGCCAGTGCGTGCTCCAGGCGGTCTTCCAGCGCGGAGCGGTTCAGCAAGCCGGTCAGCGTGTCGTGCGTGGCCAGATGCCGGATGCGCTGCTGCGCCTCGCGGATCTGCGTAATGTCGACCAGCGACACCAGCACGGAGTACGGCGGCATGCCCGCATTGGATCCAGCCGCCGGCACCGCAGTCATCGCGTGGCCGCCCTCGGTGTACAGCGGCGTCCAGTTGCTCGACACCCACACGGTGCGCCCGTCCTGGCAATGCAGCCCGAAAATCTGGTTCAACTGCGGCAGGCCTTCGGCCATCACGTCGATGTCGGGCCAGTCGGCGTCGTGGATCGGCGTCTCAAACTCGTCAACGGCCGACAACACCACCTGCGGCAGCGTGCGGCCAATCAGATCGGCCACCGGCACACCCAGCAAGCGCGCGGCGCTGGGGTTGGCGTAGGTCACGCGCCGCTGGCCGTCGCACACCAGAATGCCCTCTGTCAGCGCGTTGACCATCGACAGCAGATCGAGCTTCGGGCAGAAGCCTGGTGGCTCGCCGCGTGCCGGACAGTCAGCCGGCAGCCCGTCGGCATCGACGGCGCCAAGAGCAGCTCGGGTGGGAAAGGGCAAGGAATTCAAGACGGCTTCCGGCAGGACGTGTGTGCGGCGCCGAAACCTGCCCGGCGCCCTTTGCAGAACTACAACGGCACGCACGGGCAAATCTTTCGGGCCGACATCACTTTTACGCAGCGGTGTGCGCGCCGGGAGATGAGGAAGGCGCATGGGGACGAGATATGCCACCATAAAGTGACTTATGAATTACTTTTCGATAACCAGATTCCCCCATCTCTTTGCCGCAAACCCCCGAGATAGACGGGATTGACCGCGTTTCTTGCCGGAATGAGCTGGACAGAGGTGAGGAAGAATGCCATCCGAGAACCCGACTCTGGAATTTCCGAATTTCGAGCCGGGCAGGTCTTCCCCCCGATCGTTGTCCCATTAGCTCCGAGTGATCCCCATGGCCGAAGCCGCTGCCGCCACGACTGCCCCCGCCCCTGCTGCCAAGGGCGGCTCCACCAAGCTGCTGCTGATCATCCTGATCGTGCTCGTGCTCGTCGGCATGGGCGGCGCCGCTGCCTGGTTCTTCCTGGGAGGCGCCAACCACGCCGCGTCCCCCGCCGCACCGGCCAAGCCCAAAGAGCCGGTGTTCGTGCCAATGGATACCCTGACCGTCAACCTCAAGCCCGAGGAAGGCAACGATCGCTATCTGCAGATCGGTATCACCTTCAA includes:
- the fliS gene encoding flagellar export chaperone FliS yields the protein MYAARRAIGAYAQVGIETSVVDANPHRLIAMLFDGARAAVKLAAASIERGDLPTKLRAFDKAISIIGQGLQASLDHKRGGEIAAQLNGLYDYMMRRLVVANGTNDLTMLAEVDGLLASLQEAWLAIGQPGAAAPSNRLSVVS
- the fliD gene encoding flagellar filament capping protein FliD; protein product: MATTTTSSTTSNYVPPISIPGIGTSIDVNTLVSSLMSVESRPLTQLQTQQSSYQTQLSAVGTLKSSLSTFQTALSNLSSLSNYSSMKASGYDTSVLSASVTGSAAASSYAVNVTQLAQSQVLAAQGQTSTTTSIGSGTSTTISFSFGTVSGGSFSSGKYTGSTFTQNGSLPGGSITINSSNNTLAGIRDAINSANLGVSASIVNDGSGNPYRLVLTSTAGGSNSEMKISVSGDSTLSSLLSQDPAGTQNMTEVTTGQNAQATINGIAVQSPTNTLSNVVTGTSFTLAKTGSTTVTVANDPTATTTAVTNFVNGYNALRTQLNSLTNIDTSNAANNGPLAGDVSTKTLINQITDVLGQAVGSGNYQSLGSVGVTMNSDGTLSINNTTLSAAIAASPSQVAGLFAGTGTATDALVNVPTFSDTTQSGSYAVNVTQLATQGSLTGSAAANTTITAGTNDTLAFNISGIAVNVTVPAGSYSAAGLAAQIQSQINASSSLQSAKVTASVSANASGVLSVTDNQFGSISAVSVSGNGASSLFGSPTATNGQDVQGTINGVAATSSGQNLYGATGTAVDGLTVQVTGGALGNRGTVTVQRGYAAQLNTVMTNLLSSNGMVQNETDAINSSLTSIASQITNMQLQLSNKQALYYTQFNALSAAVASMTNTSTYLTTQLAAIANQTKSN
- a CDS encoding flagellin, producing the protein MSLSLNTNISSLQTQQALSESQNALHTSLQRLSTGLRVNSAQDDAAAYAVASSLTTTLNSQTQGIQNSNQAMSYLQTADSYLSQVESNLQRMNQLAVEANNGGLSTTDQANLDKEYQKLATANKNIETNANYNGNKLFDGSVTSTAFQYGQNAATDVTTVSNANLSTFGTLAGTSVTSAANATAAQAAIATDLTNLKAARASLGAQQSGLTSTINTLTSNNTALSAAKSSLIDTDYASETSNMTRQNILQQAGTAMLAQANSAPNSILNLLKG
- a CDS encoding response regulator transcription factor — encoded protein: MLNVLIVEPHDIARAGLRQILKDSRLARQIEAVPDLHNTNQDLLAEREWDVMLFSVESATGDEFLTIKAVRQQHARLAVLALGRHPEALLAVRALKAGASGYLPMDASQPQLLAAVNAISKGKKYLPSDLVEVLADNLNVDWDKPRHDVLSDREFQTLRMLGSGRTLSEIAEALQISAKTVSVYRGRVLSKMKLRNNAEVTMYVVSNGLQL
- a CDS encoding EAL domain-containing protein, with amino-acid sequence MVNALTEGILVCDGQRRVTYANPSAARLLGVPVADLIGRTLPQVVLSAVDEFETPIHDADWPDIDVMAEGLPQLNQIFGLHCQDGRTVWVSSNWTPLYTEGGHAMTAVPAAGSNAGMPPYSVLVSLVDITQIREAQQRIRHLATHDTLTGLLNRSALEDRLEHALAIARRNRTRVSVMFLDLDRFKNVNDTLGHQFGDMLLREVAARLQACAREADTVARLGGDEFVVMLESLDGLGTRRVAERILSAISAPFYIEGQELFLGVSIGIAVAPHDGDDPNTLLRKADAAMYLAKERGRNNFQTFTSDLDDRVSRRFRIESGLRRASDRNEFYADYQPRVDVKSGRIVSVEALIRWNSADFGRMMPGQFIQDAEETGLIVEIDRWILRAACDQLARWRRIGLPQLRMSINLSGQAFSSGQLSTMVRGALSTSGLPGDAVELEMTEGILIRDDPSLHALLTELRAMGVSLALDDFGTGYSSLSYLHRFPIDTLKIDRSFVQDLPHVAERAAITRAIIMMAQAMGMKTVAEGVETAGQLDFLREVGCDEYQGYLLTRPLEPSAVQELVRENVRRCGLREPRLL
- the fliL gene encoding flagellar basal body-associated protein FliL, coding for MAEAAAATTAPAPAAKGGSTKLLLIILIVLVLVGMGGAAAWFFLGGANHAASPAAPAKPKEPVFVPMDTLTVNLKPEEGNDRYLQIGITFKSFDKHAEEGIKTYTPELRSRILTLLASKSPTELYPAEGKAALAKEIVEQCEQVFKAVGKESPVADVLFTNFVIQ